The following coding sequences lie in one Sandaracinaceae bacterium genomic window:
- a CDS encoding SOS response-associated peptidase, which translates to MCGRYTLSEMPEWSELHIRIPDELLLRPRYNAAPGAHQLVVTRDPGGQLTLGELRWGARAGQRMVQNARRESLGAPVWREHAGSRCVVPADGYVEWQKTPRGKQPLWLRDASEPGRTLWMAGLVLPDGFVIITTPPSEDVAAVHARMPALLGADVVDAWLSAPWSAARALLVPAPEGLLAARLLGARINSSLHDDARCLEAPEPAAQLQLFRDAAR; encoded by the coding sequence ATGTGCGGTCGCTACACGCTGTCCGAGATGCCCGAGTGGTCGGAGCTCCACATCCGCATCCCGGATGAGCTGCTGCTGAGGCCCCGCTACAACGCCGCGCCCGGCGCGCACCAGCTGGTGGTCACGCGCGACCCGGGCGGGCAGCTCACGCTGGGGGAGCTGCGCTGGGGTGCGCGCGCGGGGCAGCGCATGGTGCAGAACGCGCGGCGAGAGTCGCTGGGAGCGCCCGTCTGGCGGGAGCACGCCGGCTCGCGCTGCGTGGTGCCGGCCGATGGCTACGTGGAGTGGCAGAAGACGCCTCGCGGGAAGCAGCCGCTGTGGCTCCGAGACGCGAGCGAGCCGGGGCGCACGCTGTGGATGGCGGGCCTGGTGCTGCCGGATGGGTTCGTGATCATCACCACACCGCCTTCGGAGGACGTGGCCGCGGTGCACGCCCGCATGCCGGCGCTGTTGGGGGCTGACGTAGTGGACGCGTGGCTCAGCGCGCCGTGGTCGGCGGCGCGTGCGTTGCTGGTGCCTGCACCAGAAGGGTTGCTGGCGGCACGGCTGCTGGGGGCGCGCATCAATTCGAGCCTGCACGACGACGCGCGGTGTTTGGAGGCGCCTGAGCCCGCGGCCCAGCTGCAGCTCTTTCGGGACGCCGCGCGCTAG
- a CDS encoding thioredoxin domain-containing protein, with the protein MPLDGRLPQRGPSNALVTVVVFSDFQCPFCSRVEPTFTRLLDTYGRDLRVVWMNNPLAFHQNALPAAIAAMEAFQQGGDEMFWALHGKLFENSNDLTRETIERLAQEVGLDMGQLRAALDQREHEQVILAQQALAVSLGAAGTPSSFINGRNLRGAQPYEAFVVVVEEELAKARALVARGTPRARVYAQTIRDGATTQQMLPTTASGDEAAAANPRIELPVPRSAPSRGPARATVVIQEVGDFQCPFCSRVQPTIAQLLQDYDGRVRLVWRDMPLPFHPNAHIAAQAAREVFRQGGNTAFWAYISLLFVNQQDLSRDTLERLAQEVTGVNMAQFRQALDTERHRAAVDADSAAVQAAGITGTPGFVINGEHVSGAVPYEQLAAAVERALAEADAR; encoded by the coding sequence GTGCCGCTCGATGGCCGGCTGCCGCAGCGCGGCCCCAGCAACGCGCTGGTGACGGTGGTGGTGTTCAGCGACTTCCAGTGCCCCTTCTGCAGCCGCGTGGAGCCCACGTTCACCCGTCTGCTGGACACCTACGGTCGCGACCTGCGCGTGGTGTGGATGAACAACCCGCTCGCCTTCCACCAGAACGCGCTGCCTGCGGCCATCGCCGCCATGGAGGCCTTCCAGCAGGGCGGCGACGAGATGTTCTGGGCGCTCCACGGAAAGCTCTTCGAGAACTCGAACGACCTCACGCGCGAGACCATCGAGCGGCTGGCGCAGGAGGTGGGTCTCGACATGGGGCAGCTTCGCGCGGCGCTCGACCAGCGCGAGCACGAGCAGGTCATCCTCGCCCAGCAGGCCTTGGCGGTGAGCCTGGGCGCCGCCGGGACACCATCGTCGTTCATCAACGGGCGGAACCTGCGCGGCGCGCAGCCCTACGAGGCGTTCGTTGTGGTGGTGGAGGAGGAGCTGGCCAAGGCGCGCGCGCTGGTGGCGCGGGGCACGCCGCGCGCGCGGGTGTACGCCCAGACCATCCGCGACGGCGCCACCACCCAGCAGATGCTCCCCACCACAGCTAGCGGTGATGAAGCGGCGGCTGCAAACCCGCGCATCGAGCTGCCCGTCCCCCGCAGCGCCCCTTCCCGTGGACCGGCGCGCGCCACCGTGGTCATCCAAGAGGTGGGCGACTTCCAGTGCCCCTTCTGCTCGCGCGTGCAGCCCACCATCGCGCAGCTGCTGCAGGACTACGACGGCCGCGTGCGCCTGGTCTGGCGGGACATGCCGCTGCCCTTCCACCCCAACGCACACATCGCGGCCCAGGCGGCGCGCGAGGTCTTCCGCCAGGGCGGGAACACTGCGTTCTGGGCCTACATCAGCCTGCTCTTTGTGAACCAGCAAGACCTCTCGCGCGACACGCTCGAGCGCCTGGCCCAGGAGGTGACCGGGGTCAACATGGCGCAGTTCCGCCAGGCCCTCGACACCGAGCGCCACCGCGCCGCCGTGGACGCCGACTCCGCCGCGGTGCAGGCCGCCGGCATCACGGGCACGCCGGGCTTCGTGATCAACGGCGAGCACGTGTCGGGCGCCGTGCCCTACGAGCAGCTGGCCGCGGCCGTGGAACGCGCGCTCGCCGAGGCGGACGCCCGCTAG
- a CDS encoding Rpn family recombination-promoting nuclease/putative transposase: protein MASKRSKPAQGQPHDGLIRSALESLDNARSAIAAVLPADLLARLDLGRLRPAPARIVDALLHARESDAVWEVPFAGLDQSLWVHIFAEVQSAPDADMVLRALGVQVRLWERQRRLGLALTAVIPLVISHGADWRAPRTMLERLKLPAGLEALVAPFIPSSTYLLEDLAGFAPETLAARADLSVSLRVAYFILQRSRAASALEDELELIVDDLRTLSQDPGFRDYLTRLLRYTFETANGDMDAVHALLRANLDPSMEIQLGTLAEQLIQRGMLKGRTEGIREGLVKGLQEGLVKGIQEGLVKGIQEGLNGQREVLARQLAFKFGVLPGSAEERIARATRDELVDYSLRVLSAETLDAVFD, encoded by the coding sequence ATGGCATCCAAACGCTCCAAGCCAGCGCAGGGCCAGCCGCACGACGGCCTCATCCGCAGCGCGCTCGAGTCGCTGGACAACGCGCGCTCCGCGATCGCGGCGGTGCTCCCGGCTGACCTGCTCGCCCGCCTGGACCTGGGCCGCCTGCGACCTGCGCCCGCGCGCATCGTCGATGCCTTACTGCACGCGCGCGAGAGCGACGCGGTCTGGGAGGTGCCCTTCGCGGGGCTCGACCAGTCCCTGTGGGTGCACATCTTCGCCGAGGTGCAGTCGGCGCCTGACGCAGACATGGTCCTGCGAGCGCTGGGTGTGCAGGTCCGGCTCTGGGAGCGACAGCGGCGGCTGGGCTTGGCATTGACGGCGGTGATCCCGCTCGTGATCAGCCACGGCGCCGACTGGCGTGCTCCTCGCACCATGCTGGAGCGCCTCAAGCTCCCAGCGGGCCTCGAAGCGTTGGTTGCGCCCTTCATCCCTTCGAGCACCTATCTGCTCGAAGACCTCGCGGGCTTCGCGCCTGAGACGCTAGCCGCGCGGGCGGATCTCAGCGTCTCGCTTCGTGTGGCCTACTTCATTCTGCAGCGAAGCCGCGCCGCGTCGGCGCTCGAAGATGAGCTGGAGCTGATCGTCGACGACCTCCGTACGCTCTCGCAGGATCCTGGGTTCCGCGACTACCTCACCCGTCTCTTGCGCTACACTTTCGAAACCGCCAACGGTGACATGGACGCGGTGCACGCCCTGCTCCGCGCAAACCTCGACCCTTCCATGGAGATCCAATTGGGAACCCTCGCCGAACAACTCATCCAACGCGGCATGCTGAAGGGCCGCACCGAAGGCATCCGGGAGGGCCTCGTCAAAGGCCTCCAGGAGGGCCTCGTCAAGGGCATCCAGGAGGGCCTCGTCAAGGGCATCCAGGAGGGCCTGAACGGCCAACGCGAGGTGCTTGCGCGGCAGCTCGCGTTCAAGTTCGGCGTCTTGCCGGGTTCCGCCGAGGAGCGCATCGCCCGCGCCACCCGCGATGAACTCGTGGACTACTCTTTGCGCGTCCTCTCTGCCGAGACCCTCGACGCGGTCTTCGACTGA
- a CDS encoding amidase encodes MPHDELMAQSALDQSAALRRGEVTCEALTAAYLERIAARDGGLGAFVHVNAERALRAARMLDRERRRDPRAPRGPLWGLPTGLKDLHFTAGFPAQMGSRAWRHMRAPMDDVTSKTVRRAGMVITGKLSTSELAILPFVETDLAPPTRNPWDPTRTAGGSSGGSAAAVAGGLLPIAPGSDGGGSIRIPAAFCGLVGHKATRGLVPNPHETFETIGISVVGPLARSVPDAAALLDTLCGFPEGAGLLAACRQAPPRLRVAVTVESSIIAAHPDVQAAVGQVARALASLGHHVGEGQPLVGSVAEFLPIFQYLVANTPVLAPRYLQPTTRWLRDAGQKVDKATALRARDVITARVDALFADMDVWLVPTVAVPPPAVGELSGCDAGERFERAAVLGAWTAALNAAGNPAISLPVLVNGRPLGVQLVGRRGDDGRLLALGRTVLEVLGTPLVTLPGA; translated from the coding sequence GTGCCCCACGACGAGCTCATGGCGCAGTCGGCGCTCGATCAGTCCGCAGCCCTGCGGCGAGGTGAGGTCACCTGCGAGGCGCTGACGGCCGCCTACCTCGAGCGCATCGCCGCGCGGGACGGGGGGCTCGGGGCCTTCGTGCACGTGAACGCGGAGCGCGCGCTGCGAGCGGCTCGCATGCTGGACCGCGAGCGCCGGCGGGATCCTCGCGCGCCGCGCGGGCCGCTGTGGGGGCTGCCCACCGGGCTGAAAGACCTGCACTTCACGGCGGGCTTCCCGGCGCAGATGGGCTCGCGCGCGTGGCGGCACATGCGGGCGCCCATGGACGACGTCACCAGCAAAACGGTGCGCCGCGCGGGCATGGTGATCACCGGGAAGCTCAGCACGTCGGAGCTGGCCATCTTGCCGTTCGTGGAGACGGACCTCGCGCCGCCCACGCGCAACCCGTGGGACCCCACGCGCACGGCGGGAGGCTCGTCTGGGGGCTCGGCGGCGGCGGTGGCGGGCGGGCTGCTGCCCATCGCGCCGGGCAGCGATGGGGGCGGCTCCATCCGCATCCCCGCGGCGTTCTGCGGGCTGGTGGGGCACAAGGCCACGCGTGGTCTGGTGCCCAACCCGCATGAGACCTTCGAGACCATCGGCATCTCCGTGGTGGGCCCGCTGGCGCGCAGCGTGCCCGACGCGGCCGCCCTGCTGGACACGCTGTGTGGCTTCCCCGAGGGCGCCGGGCTCTTGGCCGCGTGCCGGCAGGCGCCACCGCGCTTGCGCGTGGCGGTCACCGTGGAGAGCTCCATCATCGCCGCGCACCCCGACGTGCAGGCCGCGGTGGGGCAAGTGGCGCGCGCGCTCGCCTCGCTGGGCCACCACGTGGGCGAGGGCCAGCCGCTGGTGGGCAGCGTGGCGGAGTTCCTGCCCATCTTTCAGTACTTGGTGGCCAACACGCCGGTGCTGGCCCCGCGCTATTTGCAGCCCACCACGCGCTGGCTGCGCGACGCGGGCCAGAAGGTGGACAAGGCCACCGCGTTGCGGGCGCGCGACGTGATCACCGCCCGCGTGGACGCGCTCTTCGCCGACATGGACGTGTGGCTGGTGCCGACCGTGGCCGTGCCGCCGCCCGCCGTGGGGGAGCTGAGCGGGTGCGATGCGGGTGAGCGCTTCGAGCGGGCCGCCGTGCTGGGCGCGTGGACCGCGGCGCTGAACGCGGCCGGCAACCCCGCCATCAGCCTGCCCGTGCTGGTGAACGGGCGGCCGCTGGGCGTGCAGCTGGTGGGGCGGCGCGGCGATGACGGGCGGCTCTTGGCGCTCGGCCGCACCGTGCTCGAGGTGCTGGGCACCCCACTGGTCACGCTGCCGGGCGCGTAG
- a CDS encoding DUF2505 family protein translates to MSTQVTLRHEIPTDPVNFIAKIHWSEHYQETIHKILGMRYQLIQRDPETGVREVKTWPSQDVPAVVRKVMGDDLHFHEKGQTDKATGRYDFVVHPSRGNITITGYQAVEPLGTDRLTRIVHFDIDAKIPLGVGKVVETFVRSALQRSYDESATLIGKYLRGELG, encoded by the coding sequence ATGTCTACCCAGGTCACACTGCGCCACGAGATCCCCACCGACCCCGTCAACTTCATCGCCAAGATCCACTGGAGCGAGCACTACCAGGAGACGATCCACAAGATCCTGGGCATGCGCTACCAGCTCATCCAGCGCGACCCCGAGACGGGCGTGCGCGAGGTGAAGACCTGGCCCAGCCAGGACGTGCCCGCCGTGGTGCGCAAGGTCATGGGCGACGACCTGCACTTCCACGAGAAGGGCCAGACCGACAAGGCCACCGGGCGCTACGACTTCGTGGTGCACCCCTCGCGCGGCAACATCACCATCACGGGCTACCAGGCCGTGGAGCCGCTGGGCACCGACAGGCTCACGCGTATCGTGCACTTCGACATCGACGCCAAGATCCCGCTGGGGGTGGGCAAGGTGGTGGAGACGTTCGTCCGCAGCGCGCTCCAGCGCAGCTACGACGAGAGCGCCACGCTGATTGGGAAGTACCTGCGCGGCGAGCTGGGCTGA
- a CDS encoding long-chain fatty acid--CoA ligase, translating to MADTIPSRLLEQANIRPSSPAYYVRDAGVWRATSWGTYSDQVKQAGRALVALGLDTGSTTTILGFNRPEWVIVNVATMGIGGAAAGIYTTCSPVEVAYIVNHSEAPLILVENEEQWKKVLAERHNLPKLKYVVTMKGAARIADPMVLSWDEFMAKGDQTPESDYLERVHALKPEGLAAFIYTSGTTGPPKGVMLSHHNLAWTAKAARDMNGLTNSDVTLSYLPLSHIAEQMFTVHAPITTGGRVYFAESIEAVPENLKEVQPTLFFGVPRIWEKFHAGISGKLKLATGPKAKLVAWALKVGREANLRPGGKKGLEYKLAQKLIFSKLKPAIGMARARICVSGAAPIAQEVLEFFASLDIIVLEVYGQSEDTGPTSFNMPDNYRFGSVGPAVPGVEVKIASDGEILVRGPNVFMGYYKEQAATDETLIDGWLHSGDLGEFREGFLYITGRKKDIIITAGGKNIAPKNIEASLKNHELINEAVVIGDRRKYLTVVVTLDPEATAAWAKERGIPLAGIGENPTLRAEIQTAVDHVNTELARVEQVKKFKVLGRNLTVEDGELTPTLKVKRKKVYDHFADDIESMYEGA from the coding sequence GTGGCGGACACCATTCCATCGCGCCTCCTCGAGCAGGCGAACATTCGACCCTCCTCCCCCGCTTACTACGTTCGTGACGCGGGCGTCTGGCGTGCCACCAGCTGGGGCACCTACTCGGATCAGGTGAAGCAAGCGGGCCGCGCGCTGGTGGCGCTCGGCCTCGACACGGGCTCCACCACCACCATCCTCGGCTTCAACCGGCCGGAGTGGGTCATCGTCAACGTGGCCACCATGGGCATCGGGGGCGCGGCCGCCGGCATCTACACCACCTGCTCGCCGGTGGAGGTGGCCTACATCGTCAACCACTCGGAGGCCCCGCTCATCCTGGTGGAGAACGAGGAGCAGTGGAAGAAGGTGCTGGCCGAGCGCCACAACCTGCCCAAGCTCAAGTACGTGGTCACCATGAAGGGCGCCGCGCGCATCGCGGACCCCATGGTGCTCAGCTGGGACGAGTTCATGGCCAAGGGCGACCAGACGCCCGAGAGCGACTACCTCGAGCGCGTGCATGCATTGAAGCCCGAGGGTCTGGCCGCGTTCATCTACACCTCCGGCACCACCGGCCCGCCCAAGGGCGTGATGCTCTCGCACCACAACCTGGCGTGGACGGCCAAGGCGGCGCGCGACATGAACGGCCTGACCAACAGCGACGTCACCCTGTCGTACCTGCCGCTCAGCCACATCGCCGAGCAGATGTTCACCGTGCACGCGCCCATCACCACGGGCGGCCGGGTGTACTTCGCCGAGTCCATCGAGGCCGTGCCCGAGAACCTGAAGGAAGTGCAGCCCACGCTGTTCTTCGGCGTGCCGCGCATCTGGGAGAAGTTCCACGCCGGCATCAGCGGCAAGCTCAAGCTGGCCACGGGGCCCAAGGCCAAGCTGGTGGCGTGGGCCTTGAAGGTGGGCCGCGAAGCCAACCTGCGCCCGGGCGGCAAGAAGGGCCTCGAGTACAAGCTGGCCCAGAAGCTCATCTTCTCGAAGCTCAAGCCGGCCATCGGCATGGCGCGCGCGCGCATCTGCGTCAGCGGCGCCGCGCCCATCGCGCAAGAGGTGCTCGAGTTCTTCGCCAGCCTCGACATCATCGTGCTCGAGGTCTACGGCCAGTCCGAGGACACGGGCCCCACGTCGTTCAACATGCCGGACAACTATCGCTTCGGCAGCGTGGGTCCCGCGGTGCCTGGCGTAGAGGTCAAGATCGCTAGCGACGGCGAGATCCTGGTGCGCGGGCCCAACGTGTTCATGGGCTACTACAAGGAGCAGGCGGCCACGGACGAGACGCTCATCGACGGCTGGCTGCACTCCGGCGACCTCGGCGAGTTCCGCGAGGGCTTCCTGTACATCACGGGTCGCAAGAAGGACATCATCATCACCGCGGGCGGCAAGAACATCGCGCCCAAGAACATCGAGGCCTCGCTCAAGAACCACGAGCTCATCAACGAGGCCGTGGTCATCGGCGACCGGCGCAAGTACCTGACCGTGGTGGTCACGCTCGACCCGGAAGCCACCGCCGCGTGGGCCAAGGAGCGTGGCATTCCGCTCGCGGGCATCGGTGAGAACCCCACCCTGCGGGCCGAGATCCAGACCGCCGTGGACCACGTCAACACCGAGCTGGCACGCGTGGAGCAGGTGAAGAAGTTCAAGGTGCTCGGGCGCAACCTCACGGTGGAAGACGGCGAGCTGACGCCCACCCTCAAGGTCAAGCGCAAGAAGGTCTACGACCACTTCGCGGACGACATCGAGTCCATGTACGAAGGCGCCTGA
- a CDS encoding DUF1266 domain-containing protein, producing the protein MNPIDTMDSGTLTMAVLIVAFAVFAIFATLGWLYFQSRVRAARAARWLAGAYGTWTGLEDSGTWERSRATSSLRSWYGVESQADLDALLEDLVRSRQTGNPAWDAGRGADTVRIGFAAGYLSASDVKDWTFRIAEVLQDRYASWQQYATAFEGGMHAWQDRSGVQDAEARGRVQRNVSLLVAQVWPAVDFKTPFE; encoded by the coding sequence ATGAACCCCATCGACACCATGGACTCAGGCACGCTCACCATGGCGGTGCTCATCGTCGCCTTCGCGGTCTTCGCCATCTTTGCCACGCTCGGCTGGCTGTACTTCCAGTCCCGCGTCCGTGCGGCGCGCGCCGCTCGGTGGCTGGCGGGGGCGTACGGTACGTGGACGGGCCTCGAGGACAGCGGCACGTGGGAGCGCTCGCGGGCCACCAGCTCTCTGCGCAGCTGGTATGGCGTGGAGAGTCAGGCTGACCTGGACGCGCTGCTCGAAGACCTGGTACGCAGCCGCCAGACGGGCAACCCGGCCTGGGACGCAGGCCGCGGGGCCGACACGGTGCGCATCGGCTTTGCGGCGGGCTACCTGAGCGCCTCCGACGTGAAGGACTGGACCTTCCGCATCGCCGAGGTGCTGCAGGACCGCTATGCCAGCTGGCAGCAGTACGCCACGGCCTTCGAGGGCGGGATGCACGCCTGGCAGGACCGCTCGGGGGTGCAGGACGCCGAGGCGCGCGGCCGGGTGCAGCGCAACGTCTCGCTCCTGGTGGCGCAGGTGTGGCCCGCGGTGGACTTCAAGACGCCCTTCGAGTGA
- a CDS encoding TetR/AcrR family transcriptional regulator: MPVNPTELGELPLRERKFARTKVALLESAMRRVREGRRLDTISVKEICAEVQVSEATFFNYFPKKSDLLLYYVQLWTVEAGARTAALSGLRAIEAIFAFTGERLGTQPTVLLELIVTLASDEGPLEFPDVSVAERAEAFPDLPGALDAEVRINVSSLFRQHLLQAVASGELPAHTEVELAVRTLGALFFGMPMVSHCSGLSVPADQLWAAQLRLLWAGLRAL, encoded by the coding sequence ATGCCCGTCAACCCCACCGAGCTCGGCGAGCTGCCCCTCCGCGAGCGCAAGTTCGCGCGCACGAAGGTGGCGCTGCTCGAGTCGGCCATGCGCCGCGTGCGCGAGGGGCGCCGCCTGGACACCATCTCGGTGAAGGAGATCTGCGCCGAGGTGCAGGTGTCCGAGGCCACCTTCTTCAACTACTTCCCGAAGAAGTCGGACCTGCTGCTCTACTACGTGCAGCTCTGGACGGTGGAGGCGGGCGCGCGCACGGCAGCGCTCTCGGGCCTGCGCGCCATCGAGGCGATCTTCGCGTTCACCGGAGAGCGCCTGGGCACGCAGCCCACCGTGCTGCTCGAGCTGATCGTGACGCTGGCATCCGACGAAGGCCCGCTCGAATTCCCGGACGTGTCTGTGGCCGAGCGCGCGGAGGCCTTCCCCGACCTGCCCGGCGCGCTCGACGCCGAGGTGCGCATCAACGTGAGCAGCCTGTTCCGGCAGCACCTGCTGCAGGCCGTCGCGAGCGGCGAGTTGCCCGCGCACACCGAGGTGGAGCTGGCGGTGCGCACGCTGGGGGCGCTGTTCTTCGGCATGCCGATGGTGAGCCATTGCTCGGGGCTGAGCGTGCCCGCCGACCAGCTCTGGGCCGCGCAGCTCCGGCTCTTGTGGGCCGGCCTGCGCGCGCTGTGA
- a CDS encoding SDR family oxidoreductase, with translation MKPLHLPDMTGRVCVVTGANTGIGRVTALELARKGAHVIVACRSRDKAMPVIEAIIAETGNPKVEFLALDLSRFSAIREAAAELLARGLPIHVLVNNAGLAGVRELSPEGYEVMFAVNHLGTFLFTLLLAERVIQSAPARIVTVASRAHERAFRIPWDQLQQPARSLTGMGAYQVSKLCNVLFSRTLAKRLAGTGVSTYSLHPGVVATDIWRRIPWPFDAIGKAFMISVEEGAATTLHCATAPELEGVSGRYFEKCAEKQPNRAALDDALAAELWKRSLVITGAPDLRPG, from the coding sequence ATGAAGCCGCTGCACCTGCCCGACATGACCGGGCGTGTCTGCGTCGTCACCGGCGCGAACACCGGCATCGGGCGGGTGACCGCGCTCGAGCTGGCGCGCAAAGGGGCGCACGTCATCGTGGCGTGCCGCAGCCGCGACAAGGCCATGCCCGTCATCGAGGCCATCATCGCCGAGACGGGCAACCCCAAGGTCGAGTTCCTGGCGCTCGACCTCTCGCGCTTCAGCGCCATCCGCGAGGCTGCGGCCGAGCTCCTGGCGCGCGGCCTGCCCATCCACGTGTTGGTGAACAACGCGGGCCTAGCAGGCGTGCGCGAGCTCTCGCCGGAGGGCTACGAGGTCATGTTCGCGGTCAACCACTTGGGCACGTTCCTGTTCACGCTGCTGCTGGCCGAGCGCGTCATCCAGTCGGCCCCCGCGCGCATCGTCACCGTGGCCAGCCGCGCTCACGAGCGCGCCTTCCGCATCCCCTGGGACCAGCTGCAGCAGCCCGCGCGCTCGCTCACGGGCATGGGCGCCTATCAGGTGAGCAAGCTGTGCAACGTGCTCTTCAGCCGCACCCTGGCCAAGCGCCTGGCCGGCACGGGCGTGAGCACGTACTCGCTGCACCCCGGCGTGGTGGCCACGGACATCTGGCGCCGCATCCCCTGGCCGTTCGACGCCATTGGCAAGGCCTTCATGATCAGCGTGGAGGAGGGCGCCGCCACCACGCTGCACTGCGCCACGGCGCCCGAGCTCGAGGGCGTGAGCGGCCGCTATTTCGAGAAGTGTGCCGAGAAACAGCCCAACCGCGCAGCGCTCGACGACGCGCTGGCCGCGGAGCTGTGGAAGCGCAGCCTGGTGATCACCGGCGCCCCGGACCTGCGCCCGGGCTGA
- a CDS encoding D-alanyl-D-alanine carboxypeptidase family protein produces MNGVGVVTRALLLLSAASATLLTTTTAAHAQTMSQVAAGQSSCTTAGGEGLSTQLVDVQRCLHPGQFVSFANADITATSARVHLVAQASARTALQTAAAIVPLEINSGFRPLSDQYLLWASGQCAVVGVPGSSNHQSGRAVDVNNTVEARTALTNAGCVWFGASDAVHYDCPGVDLRDDSVASFQRLWNMNNPSMPLSEDGSWGPMTLAAMQMSPADGFPIGGLTTCGPCAAGAELNDCGDCGAPPVEVCNGSDDDCDGMTDEGCGGPDLDAGVMDDGGITADAGITVDAGALLDGGMSGDASLPTGDGGDVRADLGAGRPTSGCTVAPGGNSVPGPGSGSGSLASLLLVGAMLRRARRVERKGLS; encoded by the coding sequence ATGAACGGCGTTGGCGTGGTGACGAGAGCGCTCCTCCTGCTGAGCGCAGCGAGCGCCACGCTGCTGACCACCACCACCGCCGCCCACGCGCAGACCATGAGCCAGGTGGCCGCAGGCCAGAGCAGCTGCACCACCGCCGGCGGCGAGGGCCTGTCCACGCAGCTGGTGGACGTGCAGCGCTGCCTGCACCCGGGGCAGTTCGTGTCGTTCGCCAACGCCGACATCACCGCCACCAGCGCGCGGGTGCACCTGGTGGCGCAGGCCAGCGCGCGCACCGCGCTGCAGACGGCGGCGGCGATCGTGCCGCTCGAGATCAACTCGGGCTTCAGGCCGCTCTCCGACCAGTACTTGCTGTGGGCGTCCGGGCAGTGCGCCGTGGTGGGCGTGCCGGGCAGCAGCAACCACCAGAGTGGCCGGGCCGTGGACGTGAACAACACGGTGGAGGCGCGCACGGCGCTCACCAACGCCGGCTGCGTGTGGTTCGGGGCCAGCGACGCGGTGCACTACGACTGCCCCGGCGTGGACCTGCGCGATGACTCGGTCGCCTCGTTCCAGCGGCTGTGGAACATGAACAACCCGAGCATGCCCCTGTCCGAAGACGGCAGCTGGGGCCCCATGACGCTGGCCGCCATGCAGATGTCGCCGGCCGACGGATTTCCCATTGGCGGCCTGACCACCTGCGGGCCCTGCGCCGCCGGGGCCGAGTTGAACGACTGCGGTGACTGCGGCGCGCCTCCCGTGGAGGTCTGCAACGGCAGCGACGACGACTGCGACGGCATGACGGACGAAGGCTGTGGCGGGCCCGACCTGGACGCAGGCGTCATGGACGACGGCGGGATCACGGCTGACGCCGGGATCACCGTCGATGCGGGCGCGCTGCTAGACGGCGGGATGAGCGGAGACGCATCGCTGCCCACGGGCGACGGCGGCGACGTTCGCGCGGACCTCGGCGCGGGGCGCCCGACCTCGGGCTGCACGGTGGCCCCGGGTGGAAACTCGGTCCCGGGCCCTGGGAGCGGCAGCGGATCACTAGCGAGCCTGCTGCTGGTGGGCGCAATGTTGCGCCGCGCGCGTCGTGTGGAACGAAAGGGGCTGTCATGA